Proteins encoded in a region of the Quercus lobata isolate SW786 chromosome 8, ValleyOak3.0 Primary Assembly, whole genome shotgun sequence genome:
- the LOC115957873 gene encoding protein LIGHT-DEPENDENT SHORT HYPOCOTYLS 10, whose translation MSSSGKDLAEGSSSSPSDHHHHHHLHQQQPATPSRYESQKRRDWNTFGQYLKNQRPPVPLSQCNCNHVLDFLRYLDQFGKTKVHLQGCMFYGQPEPPAPCTCPLRQAWGSLDALIGRLRAAYEENGGSPETNPFASGAIRVYLREVRECQAKARGIPYKKKKKKTNQNKGNEESSSTMQLA comes from the coding sequence ATGTCTAGTAGTGGGAAAGATTTGGCAGAAGGATCATCAAGTTCTCCGAGCgatcatcaccaccaccaccacctccaccagcAACAGCCAGCAACGCCAAGCCGGTATGAGTCACAGAAAAGAAGGGACTGGAACACTTTTGGACAGTACTTGAAGAACCAGAGGCCCCCAGTTCCACTCTCTCAGTGCAATTGCAACCATGTGTTGGACTTTCTTCGATACCTTGATCAGTTTGGCAAGACCAAAGTTCACCTCCAAGGTTGTATGTTTTATGGACAACCTGAGCCGCCTGCACCTTGCACCTGCCCGCTAAGACAGGCTTGGGGTAGCCTTGATGCTCTCATTGGGCGCCTCAGAGCTGCTTATGAAGAGAATGGAGGCTCACCAGAGACTAATCCCTTTGCTAGCGGTGCAATCCGAGTTTATCTTCGAGAAGTGAGGGAGTGTCAAGCTAAGGCAAGGGGGATCCcctacaagaagaaaaagaagaagactaaTCAAAACAAGGGAAATGAAGAATCAAGTTCTACCATGCAGTTGGCTTGA